In Halosegnis marinus, one genomic interval encodes:
- a CDS encoding FUN14 domain-containing protein, with the protein MVDINFQQLGLELGSGAVIGGVIGFAAKKVAKLIAILVGLELALFKFLESREIITVDWERLTAGFVQASQDAAAGAPPSWVQTILSTLSVSAGFTGGFLLGFRRG; encoded by the coding sequence ATGGTCGATATAAACTTCCAGCAGCTCGGTCTCGAACTCGGGTCCGGGGCCGTCATCGGCGGCGTCATCGGCTTCGCGGCGAAGAAGGTCGCGAAGCTCATCGCGATCCTCGTCGGGCTGGAGCTGGCGCTGTTCAAGTTCCTCGAGTCCCGCGAGATAATCACGGTGGACTGGGAGCGGCTGACCGCCGGCTTCGTGCAGGCGAGTCAGGACGCCGCCGCCGGCGCCCCGCCGTCGTGGGTCCAGACCATCCTCTCGACGCTGTCCGTCTCCGCCGGCTTCACCGGCGGCTTCCTGCTCGGCTTCCGGCGGGGATAG
- a CDS encoding ribosome assembly factor SBDS, which translates to MISLDEAVTARLESHGERFEVLVDPDAALAIKRGEFDGELEDVIAAEDVFEDASSGDRPPETALEEVFGTTDPLEIIPEVITRGEIQITADQRREMQEQKRRRLINIIARNGINPQQNDTPHPPERIERALEEAGFTVDPMEPAQSQVDDALEALRPVIPIRFEEMTIAVQLPAEYAGSGQAKVREFGDLEREEWQSDGSWVGVVTFPAGMQNDFYELANEVSSGEADTRVVKDKGDLDTR; encoded by the coding sequence ATGATTTCGCTCGACGAGGCCGTGACGGCGCGGCTGGAATCGCACGGCGAACGCTTCGAGGTGCTCGTGGACCCGGACGCCGCGCTGGCCATCAAGCGCGGCGAGTTCGACGGCGAGCTGGAGGACGTCATCGCCGCCGAGGACGTCTTCGAGGACGCCTCCTCGGGCGACCGTCCGCCGGAGACGGCGCTTGAGGAGGTGTTCGGCACCACCGACCCCCTGGAGATAATCCCGGAGGTCATCACGCGCGGCGAGATACAGATAACCGCCGACCAGCGCCGGGAGATGCAGGAGCAGAAGCGCCGGCGGCTCATCAACATCATCGCGCGCAACGGCATCAACCCCCAGCAGAACGACACCCCCCACCCGCCGGAGCGCATCGAGCGCGCGCTGGAGGAAGCCGGCTTCACCGTCGACCCGATGGAGCCGGCCCAGTCGCAGGTGGACGACGCGCTGGAGGCGCTGCGACCCGTCATCCCCATCCGGTTCGAGGAGATGACGATAGCCGTCCAGCTTCCCGCGGAGTACGCGGGCTCGGGACAGGCGAAGGTACGCGAGTTCGGCGACCTCGAACGCGAGGAGTGGCAGTCGGACGGCTCGTGGGTCGGCGTGGTGACGTTCCCCGCGGGGATGCAGAACGACTTCTACGAGCTGGCGAACGAGGTGTCCTCGGGCGAGGCGGACACGCGCGTCGTGAAGGACAAGGGCGACCTCGACACGCGGTAG
- the ilvD gene encoding dihydroxy-acid dehydratase: MSRQEPPERDPEPPEKAEGLRSREVTEGAERAPHRAMFRAMGFDDEDLASPMVGVANPAADITPCNVHLDDVADAAIDGIDANGGMPIEFGTVTISDAISMGTEGMKASLISREVIADSVELVAFGERMDALVTVAGCDKNLPGMMMAAIRTDLPSVFLYGGSIMPGNHEGREVTVQNVFEGVGAVSSGEMTEDELVALEHDACPGAGSCGGMFTANTMASLSEALGLAPLGSASPPAEDPSRYDTAERAGELVLECVREDRRPSDVLTKESFENAIAVQVALGGSTNAVLHLLALAAEAGIDLGIEEFDEISRRTPKIANLQPGGTRVMNDLHELGGVPVVVRRLVEGGYVHGDAMTVTGRTVAEELAELERRGDLPPDEEIEADFLRPVSDPFHEEGAIKILTGNLAPDGAVLKVTGEDKWHHEGPVRVFEDEEAAMAYVQEGGIESGDVIAIRNEGPQGGPGMREMLGVTAAVVGAGHEDDVALLTDGRFSGATRGPMIGHVAPEAYVGGPIGALEDGDTVTIDVDARTMDVDLTDEELADRLAAREEPEPNYTTGVLAKYGTAFGSAANGAVTNPGAKRE, from the coding sequence ATGAGCCGACAGGAGCCGCCGGAGCGCGACCCCGAGCCCCCGGAGAAGGCCGAGGGGCTGCGGTCGCGGGAAGTGACGGAAGGAGCCGAGCGCGCGCCACACCGCGCGATGTTCCGGGCGATGGGGTTCGACGACGAGGACCTCGCGAGCCCGATGGTCGGGGTGGCGAACCCCGCCGCCGACATCACGCCGTGTAACGTCCACCTCGACGACGTGGCCGACGCGGCCATCGACGGCATCGACGCGAACGGCGGGATGCCCATCGAGTTCGGGACGGTCACCATCTCGGACGCCATCTCGATGGGGACGGAGGGGATGAAGGCCTCGCTCATCTCGCGGGAGGTCATCGCCGACTCCGTCGAACTCGTCGCGTTCGGCGAGCGGATGGACGCGCTCGTCACGGTCGCCGGGTGCGACAAGAACCTCCCCGGCATGATGATGGCGGCCATCCGAACCGACCTCCCCTCCGTGTTCCTCTACGGCGGGTCCATCATGCCCGGGAACCACGAGGGCCGGGAGGTGACGGTCCAGAACGTCTTCGAGGGCGTCGGCGCCGTCTCGTCGGGCGAGATGACCGAGGACGAACTCGTCGCGCTCGAACACGACGCCTGCCCCGGCGCGGGCTCGTGTGGCGGGATGTTCACGGCGAACACGATGGCGTCGCTGTCGGAGGCGCTCGGCCTCGCGCCGCTCGGCTCCGCCTCGCCGCCCGCGGAGGACCCGTCCCGGTACGACACCGCGGAGCGGGCGGGCGAACTCGTCCTCGAATGCGTCCGCGAGGACCGGAGGCCCTCGGACGTCCTCACGAAGGAGAGCTTCGAGAACGCTATCGCGGTGCAGGTGGCGCTGGGCGGCTCGACGAACGCCGTCCTCCACCTGCTCGCGCTCGCGGCGGAGGCCGGCATCGACCTCGGCATCGAGGAGTTCGACGAGATATCGCGCCGGACGCCGAAGATAGCGAACCTCCAGCCCGGCGGCACACGCGTGATGAACGACCTCCACGAACTCGGCGGCGTCCCGGTCGTCGTCCGGCGGCTCGTCGAGGGCGGCTACGTCCACGGGGACGCGATGACCGTCACCGGGCGCACGGTGGCGGAGGAGCTCGCGGAACTCGAACGGCGCGGGGACCTGCCCCCGGACGAGGAGATCGAGGCGGACTTCCTCCGGCCCGTCTCCGACCCGTTCCACGAGGAGGGCGCCATCAAGATACTCACCGGGAACCTCGCGCCCGACGGCGCGGTGCTGAAGGTGACGGGCGAGGACAAGTGGCACCACGAGGGGCCGGTGCGCGTCTTCGAGGACGAGGAGGCCGCGATGGCGTACGTCCAGGAGGGCGGCATCGAGTCGGGCGACGTCATCGCCATCCGCAACGAGGGACCGCAGGGCGGGCCCGGGATGCGCGAGATGCTCGGCGTCACGGCGGCAGTCGTCGGCGCGGGCCACGAGGACGACGTGGCGCTGCTCACCGACGGCCGTTTCTCGGGGGCGACGCGCGGGCCGATGATCGGCCACGTCGCGCCGGAGGCGTACGTCGGCGGCCCCATCGGCGCGCTGGAGGACGGCGACACCGTCACCATCGACGTGGACGCGCGGACGATGGACGTGGACCTCACCGACGAGGAGCTAGCCGACCGGCTGGCGGCGCGCGAGGAGCCCGAGCCGAACTACACGACCGGCGTGCTGGCGAAGTACGGCACCGCGTTCGGCTCGGCGGCGAACGGCGCGGTGACGAACCCGGGCGCGAAGCGGGAGTAA
- the hflX gene encoding GTPase HflX, which produces MTAEPHNGVAVVAKRGDGPDPDTAEIRELAGAAGYGVVGEVTQQRKEDPAFCLGEGKVEELAALVRETDATTVVFDNRLGPYQTYNIGNTLPEGVEVLDRFRLILEIFGQRARTKKAQLQVELAQLRYELPRAEAKTSLAKRDERPGFMGLGEYDESRERDIKSRIARISDELETIEETEEHRREQRRESGFDLVALAGYTNAGKSTLLRRLADDLDVEENEGLHPDLDTTAESENRLFTTLGTTTRRAEMGKRDVLVTDTVGFISDLPHWLVESFKSTLSEVYRADLVLLVVDVSDPVEEIRQKLVTCHDTLYERNEAPIVTVLNKTDTVSDEKLRRKREALSALAPNPVAVSGKEGLEIDALRERVDRELPAFQRERLVLPMSDDAMSLVSWVHDHAAVEEVDYGDEVVIEFEARPAVVERTRAKASELAVAE; this is translated from the coding sequence GTGACGGCAGAGCCACACAACGGCGTCGCGGTCGTCGCCAAGCGGGGCGACGGGCCCGACCCGGACACGGCGGAGATACGCGAACTCGCCGGCGCGGCCGGCTACGGCGTCGTCGGCGAGGTGACCCAACAGCGCAAGGAGGACCCCGCCTTCTGTCTGGGCGAGGGGAAGGTCGAGGAGCTGGCGGCGCTGGTCCGCGAGACGGACGCGACGACCGTCGTCTTCGACAACCGCCTCGGCCCCTACCAGACGTACAACATCGGGAACACGCTCCCGGAGGGCGTCGAGGTGCTCGACCGCTTCCGGCTCATCCTCGAGATCTTCGGCCAGCGCGCCCGGACGAAGAAGGCCCAGCTCCAGGTCGAGCTCGCACAGCTCCGCTACGAGCTGCCGCGCGCGGAGGCGAAGACCTCGCTCGCGAAGCGCGACGAGCGACCCGGCTTCATGGGGCTGGGCGAGTACGACGAGTCGCGCGAGCGCGACATCAAGTCGCGTATCGCCCGCATCAGCGACGAACTCGAAACCATCGAGGAGACGGAGGAGCACCGGCGCGAACAGCGCCGCGAGTCCGGCTTCGACCTCGTGGCGCTGGCCGGCTACACGAACGCCGGGAAGTCGACGCTCCTCCGGCGGCTCGCGGACGACCTCGACGTCGAGGAGAACGAGGGGCTGCATCCGGACCTCGACACCACCGCGGAGAGCGAGAACCGCCTGTTCACCACGCTCGGAACGACCACGCGCCGGGCGGAGATGGGGAAGCGCGACGTGCTCGTCACGGACACGGTCGGGTTCATCTCCGACCTCCCCCACTGGCTCGTCGAGTCGTTCAAGTCCACGCTCTCGGAGGTGTACCGCGCGGACCTCGTCCTGCTCGTCGTGGACGTCTCCGACCCCGTCGAGGAGATACGCCAGAAGCTCGTCACCTGCCACGACACGCTGTACGAGCGCAACGAGGCGCCCATCGTCACCGTGCTCAACAAGACGGACACGGTGTCGGACGAGAAACTCCGCCGCAAGCGCGAGGCGCTGTCGGCGCTCGCGCCCAACCCCGTCGCCGTCTCGGGGAAGGAGGGGCTGGAGATCGACGCGCTGCGCGAGCGCGTGGACCGCGAACTCCCCGCCTTCCAGCGCGAGCGGCTCGTGTTGCCCATGTCGGACGACGCGATGAGCCTCGTCTCGTGGGTCCACGACCACGCCGCCGTCGAGGAGGTCGACTACGGCGACGAGGTCGTCATCGAGTTCGAGGCCCGGCCGGCCGTCGTCGAGCGGACGCGCGCGAAGGCGTCGGAACTCGCCGTCGCCGAGTAG
- a CDS encoding PGF-CTERM sorting domain-containing protein codes for MRERLLAVALAALMVASVTVGGAAGVAGAQEADPADPLPENATDLGEADDAYVAENGDVVLVYDTDATETDAGTQVEYGLDVGESVLHALVVTTNTTDSNVTGDATAVLSPDRLSANGSLAAPSPESLESLTFDASSVQSDETAEADLSLSATLAAGESEPGQQVGGLVETVDFSTDARYGPDTLSANGSFDANLTTPLGSPQEQSFRLVESESGYTLDAEQNYTVSGYSRDGWETREAARDTLESQYASLATSLDGEATVTLESYSFENVTGGYGDAGRLDIAFTVEYTGIDAGLRDRIVTSLADSEDVNLTDAEAEEVARGVTDLRVDEISASLDAGESSYAGEYTVRLSNYAGALRAGLTLAESVQPPETGVEGTSSLGTTDFDRVRDTLDARQEAGLVETYALDASVATGDDGTTVDVTGEYRTENWAAYRDALAARNVSTADAEMSLHAETTGDGELAVEGSYTVEQDALLDTALDSLYNSTNETESADARRFVEAFRDADLRRARMDASFEGDRVRIEAGAAFENMSEFRTAFRETTGTDLNVASAVGRTDNGSVTSYVRVVGAVPGNATEEDVRALDPVTENTTVHLAGTYNRTFPEADVVGAYEYLGLNRSNGSETTQTPGQPGFGVAAAVVALAGAALLARRE; via the coding sequence GTGCGTGAGCGACTGCTCGCGGTCGCGCTCGCGGCGCTGATGGTCGCGTCGGTGACCGTCGGCGGCGCGGCCGGCGTCGCCGGCGCGCAGGAGGCCGACCCGGCCGACCCGCTCCCGGAGAACGCCACCGACCTCGGCGAGGCCGACGACGCGTACGTGGCCGAGAACGGCGACGTGGTGCTGGTGTACGACACCGACGCCACGGAGACCGACGCCGGCACGCAGGTCGAGTACGGCCTCGACGTGGGCGAGAGCGTCCTCCACGCGCTCGTCGTGACGACGAACACCACGGACTCGAACGTCACCGGTGACGCGACGGCCGTGCTGTCGCCGGACCGGCTCTCCGCGAACGGGTCGCTCGCGGCGCCGAGCCCCGAGAGCCTGGAGTCGCTGACGTTCGACGCCTCGTCGGTGCAGTCCGACGAGACCGCCGAGGCCGACCTGTCGCTGTCCGCGACGCTCGCCGCCGGCGAGTCCGAGCCGGGCCAGCAGGTCGGCGGGCTCGTCGAGACGGTGGACTTCTCGACGGACGCGCGCTACGGACCGGACACGCTCTCGGCGAACGGGAGCTTCGACGCGAACCTGACGACGCCGCTCGGGAGCCCGCAGGAGCAGTCCTTCCGGCTCGTCGAGTCCGAGTCGGGCTACACGCTCGACGCCGAGCAGAACTACACCGTGAGCGGCTACAGCCGCGACGGCTGGGAGACGCGCGAGGCGGCCCGCGACACGCTCGAATCGCAGTACGCCTCCCTCGCGACCTCGCTCGACGGCGAGGCGACCGTCACGCTCGAGTCGTACAGCTTCGAGAACGTCACCGGCGGGTACGGCGACGCCGGCCGGCTCGACATCGCCTTCACCGTCGAGTACACCGGCATCGACGCCGGCCTGCGCGACCGCATCGTCACCTCGCTCGCCGACTCGGAGGACGTGAACCTCACCGACGCCGAGGCCGAGGAGGTCGCGCGCGGCGTCACCGACCTCCGCGTGGACGAGATCAGCGCCTCCCTCGACGCGGGCGAGTCGTCCTACGCGGGCGAGTACACCGTCCGGCTGTCGAACTACGCCGGCGCGCTCCGCGCCGGCCTGACGCTCGCCGAGTCGGTCCAGCCGCCCGAGACGGGCGTCGAGGGGACGAGCAGCCTCGGCACGACGGACTTCGACCGCGTGCGCGACACGCTCGACGCGCGCCAGGAGGCCGGCTTGGTCGAGACGTACGCGCTCGACGCGAGCGTGGCGACCGGCGACGACGGCACGACCGTCGACGTGACCGGCGAGTACCGCACCGAGAACTGGGCCGCCTACCGCGACGCGCTCGCGGCCCGGAACGTCTCGACGGCCGACGCCGAGATGTCGCTGCACGCCGAGACGACCGGCGACGGCGAACTCGCCGTCGAGGGGAGCTACACCGTCGAACAGGACGCCCTGCTCGACACCGCGCTCGATTCGCTGTACAACTCCACCAACGAGACGGAGAGCGCCGACGCCCGGCGCTTCGTCGAGGCGTTCCGCGACGCCGACCTGCGGCGCGCCCGGATGGACGCCTCCTTCGAGGGCGACCGCGTCCGCATCGAGGCCGGCGCGGCCTTCGAGAACATGTCCGAGTTCCGCACTGCGTTCCGCGAGACCACCGGGACGGACCTGAACGTCGCGAGCGCCGTCGGCCGGACGGACAACGGCTCGGTCACGAGCTACGTCCGGGTCGTCGGTGCCGTCCCCGGGAACGCCACCGAGGAGGACGTGCGCGCGCTCGACCCCGTCACGGAGAACACGACGGTCCACCTCGCGGGGACGTACAACCGCACGTTCCCCGAGGCCGACGTGGTCGGGGCCTACGAGTACCTCGGTCTGAACCGCTCGAACGGGAGCGAGACGACCCAGACGCCCGGTCAGCCCGGCTTCGGCGTCGCGGCGGCGGTCGTCGCGCTCGCCGGCGCGGCCCTGCTCGCGCGTCGCGAGTAG
- a CDS encoding type IV pilin N-terminal domain-containing protein yields MDLKQLFSEEDAVSPVIGVILMVAITVILAAVIGTFVLGLGDQVQSSAPNANFQFQYEDTNLNGTATIETTVTHNGGQDVDSSAVEVQIGGETAYATQVASNEIQTTDGFTGTLSTGSTASFNATNAGSPAANAKVVDSAGTFTNGFTAISGGDTVRVIWTSPNGGSSNTIGSSTVPN; encoded by the coding sequence ATGGACCTCAAGCAACTGTTTAGTGAGGAAGACGCGGTGTCGCCGGTCATCGGGGTCATCCTGATGGTCGCGATTACCGTCATCCTCGCGGCCGTCATCGGGACGTTCGTGCTGGGGCTGGGCGACCAGGTGCAGTCGAGCGCACCGAACGCGAACTTCCAGTTCCAGTACGAAGACACGAACCTTAACGGAACGGCTACTATTGAGACGACGGTGACTCATAATGGTGGCCAGGACGTTGACTCGTCGGCTGTTGAGGTTCAAATCGGTGGTGAGACAGCGTACGCGACGCAAGTAGCCAGTAATGAGATTCAGACGACGGACGGATTTACTGGCACACTCTCGACTGGTTCAACCGCCTCGTTCAACGCTACCAACGCTGGTAGCCCGGCAGCCAATGCGAAGGTTGTCGACAGCGCTGGGACCTTCACGAACGGTTTCACCGCCATCTCCGGCGGCGACACCGTCCGCGTCATCTGGACCTCGCCGAATGGCGGCAGCTCCAACACCATCGGCTCCTCGACCGTTCCCAACTAA
- a CDS encoding type IV pilin N-terminal domain-containing protein, translating into MNIKNLFGDEGAVSPVIGVILMVAITVILAAVIGTFVLGLGDQVQSSAPNANFQFSYDSSAESFTITHNGGQDVEASNVEVQVNGDDAQAWADGSGSSGTISTGSSTAFGYNGNSTGVPSAFSSGSGSDVLVIWSAPNGGSSNTIGSSTIPN; encoded by the coding sequence ATGAACATCAAGAACCTATTCGGCGACGAGGGTGCGGTCTCCCCCGTCATCGGTGTGATTCTGATGGTCGCCATCACGGTGATTCTGGCGGCCGTCATCGGCACGTTCGTGCTCGGCCTCGGTGACCAAGTCCAGAGCAGCGCGCCGAACGCGAACTTCCAGTTTAGCTACGATTCGAGCGCCGAGAGCTTCACCATCACACACAATGGTGGGCAGGATGTCGAGGCTTCGAACGTAGAAGTGCAGGTCAACGGCGACGACGCCCAGGCTTGGGCGGATGGTTCAGGAAGCAGTGGTACGATTTCGACCGGTTCAAGTACGGCTTTCGGGTACAACGGCAACAGTACCGGCGTTCCGTCGGCATTCAGTTCGGGGAGCGGGTCCGACGTGCTGGTGATCTGGTCGGCCCCCAACGGCGGCTCCTCGAACACCATCGGTTCCTCGACGATTCCGAACTAA
- the psmA gene encoding archaeal proteasome endopeptidase complex subunit alpha yields MQGQSQQQAYDRGITIFSPDGRLYQVEYAREAVKRGSASIGVRTADGVVLVVDKRSRSPLMEPSSVEKLHKADDHVGIASAGHVADARQLIDFARRQAQVEQLRYGEPVGVEQLTKNITDHIQQYTQVGGARPFGVALIVGGIEDGEPRLFETDPSGTPYEWQALAVGADRGEIDDYLEEHYDPEATLDEGVELALAALASVNDGALDPEGVGVATIDAETERYADLSDDEIAEHLSAHGLLAAEEDDEDEE; encoded by the coding sequence ATGCAGGGACAATCCCAACAGCAGGCCTACGACCGGGGTATCACCATCTTCTCCCCGGACGGTCGCCTCTACCAGGTCGAGTACGCGCGAGAGGCCGTCAAGCGCGGCTCCGCGAGTATCGGCGTACGAACGGCGGACGGCGTGGTCCTCGTCGTGGACAAGCGCTCCCGCTCCCCGCTCATGGAGCCCTCCTCCGTCGAGAAGCTCCACAAGGCCGACGACCACGTCGGCATCGCCTCCGCGGGCCACGTCGCCGACGCCCGACAGCTCATCGACTTCGCGCGCCGGCAGGCGCAGGTCGAACAGCTCCGGTACGGCGAGCCGGTGGGCGTCGAACAGCTGACGAAGAACATCACGGACCACATCCAACAGTACACGCAGGTCGGCGGGGCGCGCCCGTTCGGCGTCGCGCTCATCGTCGGCGGCATCGAGGACGGCGAGCCGCGGCTGTTCGAGACGGACCCCTCCGGCACCCCCTACGAGTGGCAGGCGCTCGCCGTCGGCGCGGACCGCGGCGAGATAGACGACTACCTCGAGGAGCACTACGACCCCGAGGCGACGCTCGACGAGGGCGTCGAACTCGCGCTCGCGGCGCTGGCCTCCGTCAACGACGGCGCGCTCGACCCCGAGGGCGTCGGCGTCGCCACCATCGACGCGGAAACGGAACGCTACGCGGACCTCTCGGACGACGAGATCGCGGAGCACCTCTCGGCGCACGGCCTCCTCGCCGCCGAGGAGGACGACGAGGACGAGGAGTAG
- the moaC gene encoding cyclic pyranopterin monophosphate synthase MoaC yields MSDEDLTHTDAEGNAEMVNVGNKPDSDRRAVARGSIHLAPSTVESVRDNDVKKGDVLAVARVGAIQAVKHTWETIPMCHQIPVSNVDTEFTVRDDRIDLRVAVETTGKTGCEMEALEGVTTGLNVVWDMCKAAEKDAEGQYPGTRITDVEVERKEKS; encoded by the coding sequence ATGAGCGACGAGGACCTCACGCACACCGACGCGGAGGGGAACGCCGAGATGGTGAACGTCGGGAACAAGCCCGACAGCGACCGCCGCGCCGTCGCGCGGGGGAGCATCCACCTCGCGCCCTCGACGGTCGAGTCCGTGCGCGACAACGACGTGAAGAAGGGCGACGTGCTGGCCGTGGCGCGCGTCGGGGCGATACAGGCAGTCAAGCACACCTGGGAGACGATTCCGATGTGTCACCAGATTCCCGTCTCGAACGTGGACACCGAGTTCACGGTGCGCGACGACCGCATCGACCTCCGGGTCGCGGTGGAGACCACCGGCAAGACCGGCTGCGAGATGGAGGCGCTCGAAGGGGTGACGACGGGCCTCAACGTCGTCTGGGATATGTGCAAGGCCGCGGAGAAGGACGCCGAGGGCCAGTATCCGGGGACGCGAATCACGGACGTCGAGGTGGAGCGGAAGGAGAAGTCGTGA
- a CDS encoding type IV pilin N-terminal domain-containing protein — translation MNIKNLFDDEDAVSPVIGVILMVAITVILAAVIGTFVLGLGDQVQSSAPNANFQFQYPSADYESSSLEAGDVIEITHNGGQDVSASNLDVQVGSAIVIDSPGDDTSSGYIPNASSAWSSTVSTGSTLTLVEPNATAGDQFEGGFTVRVVWTSPSGGSSNTIGSSTVPN, via the coding sequence ATGAACATCAAGAATCTGTTCGACGACGAAGATGCCGTTTCGCCGGTCATCGGGGTCATCCTGATGGTCGCGATTACGGTCATTCTGGCCGCCGTCATCGGGACATTCGTCCTGGGACTCGGCGATCAGGTCCAGAGTAGTGCACCGAACGCGAACTTCCAATTCCAGTACCCTTCGGCAGACTACGAATCCAGTTCGCTCGAAGCGGGTGACGTGATAGAGATCACTCACAACGGTGGGCAGGACGTTTCTGCCTCCAACCTGGACGTCCAGGTTGGGAGCGCGATTGTAATCGATTCACCGGGCGACGACACCTCGTCGGGCTACATCCCGAATGCTTCGTCGGCTTGGTCCAGTACGGTTTCCACCGGTAGCACGCTTACGCTCGTGGAACCGAACGCGACCGCTGGCGACCAGTTTGAGGGTGGCTTCACCGTCCGCGTCGTGTGGACATCGCCCTCGGGTGGCTCGTCGAACACAATCGGTAGCTCCACGGTCCCGAACTAA
- a CDS encoding mechanosensitive ion channel family protein has product MLPLQAGLGARIADYVDNQLIPQGIDFATDAVTFVLVLAVVYVVGKAVAVPAVERVLRARGVGDTLVKPARKLTLAGVAFVGLAVAFAIAGFGNLLASVATIAAALTLAVGFASQDLIGNLVAGVFLIADPKVQIGDWVEWDGNVGVVEDISFRVSRVRTFDNELITVPNSELANTAITNPVAKDKLRIQFLFGVGYDDDIDHAKEVIVEEAEKHEEILDEPPVSVRLTELADSYVGLKSRFWIDEPDRSDFVRVRSEYVQAVKERCDAERIDMPYPHQQLTGGIEIERVESGEPAAD; this is encoded by the coding sequence ATGTTACCGCTACAGGCGGGACTCGGGGCGCGTATCGCCGACTACGTCGATAACCAGCTGATACCGCAGGGCATCGACTTCGCGACCGACGCGGTGACGTTCGTCCTCGTGTTGGCGGTGGTGTACGTCGTCGGGAAGGCCGTCGCGGTGCCGGCCGTCGAACGGGTGCTCCGGGCGCGCGGCGTGGGCGACACGCTCGTCAAGCCCGCGCGGAAACTGACGCTCGCGGGCGTCGCGTTCGTCGGCCTCGCGGTCGCGTTCGCCATCGCGGGCTTCGGGAACCTGCTCGCCTCCGTGGCGACCATCGCCGCGGCGCTGACGCTCGCCGTCGGCTTCGCCTCGCAGGACCTCATCGGCAACCTCGTCGCCGGCGTGTTCCTCATCGCGGACCCGAAGGTCCAGATCGGCGACTGGGTGGAGTGGGACGGCAACGTCGGCGTCGTGGAGGACATCTCCTTCCGCGTCTCGCGCGTCCGCACGTTCGACAACGAACTCATCACCGTGCCGAACTCCGAACTCGCGAACACGGCCATCACGAACCCCGTCGCGAAGGACAAGCTCCGTATCCAGTTCCTCTTCGGCGTCGGCTACGACGACGACATCGACCACGCGAAGGAGGTCATCGTCGAGGAGGCGGAGAAGCACGAGGAGATACTCGACGAGCCGCCGGTCTCCGTCCGCCTGACCGAACTCGCCGACTCCTACGTCGGCCTGAAGTCCCGCTTCTGGATCGACGAGCCGGACCGCTCGGACTTCGTCCGCGTCCGCTCGGAGTACGTCCAGGCCGTCAAGGAGCGGTGTGACGCGGAGCGCATCGACATGCCGTACCCGCACCAGCAACTCACGGGCGGCATCGAGATCGAGCGGGTCGAGTCGGGCGAACCCGCCGCCGACTGA
- a CDS encoding Rpp14/Pop5 family protein, whose amino-acid sequence MKHLPKHLRQRWRYLAVSLESWPDADLTRGDFQREVWYAAQNLVGDTGSADADLTVFGFRFEDGEGHAVVRVRRDEVERGRAVVACVDGVNGHPLGVRVTGVSGTVRACEEKYIRRPQVSARERHVALAGSDRRALVRNRRIDARVGDGYLGATDLD is encoded by the coding sequence GTGAAACACCTCCCGAAGCACCTCCGACAACGGTGGCGCTACCTCGCCGTCTCGCTGGAGTCGTGGCCCGACGCCGACCTCACGCGGGGCGACTTCCAGCGCGAGGTGTGGTACGCGGCTCAGAACCTCGTCGGGGACACGGGCAGCGCCGACGCCGACCTGACGGTGTTCGGCTTTCGCTTCGAGGACGGGGAGGGCCACGCCGTCGTCCGGGTGCGCCGCGACGAGGTGGAACGGGGCCGGGCCGTCGTCGCCTGCGTTGACGGGGTGAACGGCCACCCGCTCGGGGTTCGTGTGACGGGCGTCTCGGGTACCGTGCGGGCCTGTGAAGAAAAATATATACGACGCCCGCAGGTATCCGCACGGGAGAGACACGTCGCCCTCGCGGGAAGCGACCGGCGCGCCCTCGTGCGGAACCGCCGCATCGACGCGCGCGTCGGGGACGGCTACCTCGGGGCGACCGACCTCGACTGA